The sequence TGACTAGAATTCTTTTTCTGTTTGGATGAAGAGTATTGGGAATTGGGAAACAACCTAACATGGAGGTATGTGGTGGGTGGAGTCTGAAGGTATGCTTAATCCCTAACTTCTTTAATGCAGTAAAACCTACAtacatattaataatataagCGTCGGATAAAATCATAAGAATATGtctattaatatatattattgatagaatctaaagttttgttatattttataaatattttatcaaatttgtcatttcttTATAATTCTCCTTTATTCAAAAGTTTTTCTCGGATTTTTAACTTAGTGAATctcttaatttttaatattatatgtGTTCAATAAGTTTaccaaagaaaaataataataaattattaaatataatactTAAGACTTGtttatacctttttttttttcgaaatcATGCTTATAGATACTACGAGtctttttatctattttttagAAAGTACTTTCCAAAacttattttagaaaaaaaatgttaaaaaatttacatgtttatttaatattatgcATATTGGAAGTAAAAACTACAAAAGTTTTCAAAATCAGataaaaatcaaatagttatTAGTTATCAATAGGCTTTGCATAAATTTTAGAATACAAAAATCTAGACATAAGCACATAAACTATACAtgaaaagaagaatagagaatcGAAGACAAGCAAGAATTTAAAGCAACAACCCTTCGATCCTTCTTCTTTGTAGTGAAGAAGAAGACTTCAAAAGTCAATAGCACCATGAGCACACCTCAATTGGTCTACAAAAGCTCCCACACTCTAATCAACCTAAATTGAATTTCGGATTCGAAACAACATTTGTGTTCAACTTCCCGAAAAGAAGCTGAAAGGGGTTCCCATCGTTCCAACACAGCAGGGAAATATGTTAGGACAAATCACTGATTTGTATCTAGCACCATCATGATGTGCCTCGAAAATGTGTTTGGATACGAAATAGCAAATTGATTGCACTCAATTTTAGTATGTTGTCTACGAAACACCATCTAATTCCTAACTCTCCAAATTATCAGTCGCCTAATAATCACAACATCACTTAAATCCACAGCAGACACATGTTCAAGAAACCAATGCTAATAGTCCTGATAGCTCCCATCGAGCCTGCTACTATCCAAAGTACAACAACATTATTGCTATCAATATTGTTATTGTATGAAGACTAAGTCGTTTTTAATAAATGGTGGAATAGTAATTAGCAGAGCTAGCAATCACAGTGATAAGACGTCAATAAAGCTTTCAGCTCTAAACTATTagtgaaataatataatattacgttatttgtttatttattccCAAGTCTTTTTCACTTCTACTTCAAAGTTCAAACATGTGGGAGAGACGTAGATAAGAATTCAAGTTTTTTGACCTATATAATTTATGTCAATCAAATTACTCATTTTCATATTGTTATAATTTCTTAGACATATTAGTATATTCTATTTGATTGTTGATTATTTGATTCATATTTGTCTGCTCCCCATATTATGAATTtgggttaaattacaaatttgttttttataattcagacttttataaattataatcgtAATTTAGTTGATATGATTTGATGAGAcctataaataatttcaataaaacaaaattgaaagatcatttataaGGTTTTTTAGAAACTAACTTTTAGAATTACTAAGTTTCATCCTAACTTTTATACCCTAAAAActggttttttttattttagtttatatacacttttaataaactttaatttagtttgaattaattttagtcaaaatgggttaaatatttagaattttaatacGATAAATCCTCGAGTTTTGAGTCTATCAATTAAGTTCGTGGAGTCAGAACGAATGactttaaaattcaaatcattcgAAACTCTAtagagaaaaaaggaaaaagaaagaaagaaagaaacgaAGGGTGTGGTGCATGGGCCTACCAATGTATAGGCTAGAATAGAATAAAAACGTCAAATTGATAATTGATGGCAAGCTGGTCTACGTAGTGGTTATTAGGTACAATGATATCATTGGGGGGCATGGATTGTCTATACTGTGGtgcaaattatttatttatggtCAACTCCACATCTACACCCAAAGGCAGAACGGAGATGGAAGGTTCAAGAATCTTAACCCTAACAAAAGGATAATGATATTGAACCATAATTTGTAGTCTAAATCGGATTAGAGTCGGAAGGGTCCACATTATCATCAGAATAACCCACCTCAATGGTTCATTCTAGCATTCTCTCAACGGTtgtgtttgtttgttttatgtGTTTTGGGGCCTCAAACAGGCCCAATTTTCTTGTCATCAGGCCCCAGCTCCCCCACCCACCCACTAATCCTTCCTCCCAACTTAGACTGGTCTTGGATCAATTTTTGAGATTTGGACTCGATGATGACACTGAATTGTTCTTATCATGTCCATGAATACATTGATGAGGATAGTGAAGTCAAGTCTAAAAAGTACATAAACACAGTGGTTTCTCCTAAatccttttaaaattttaacttaatcataaaatttaaacgatctgcGACCTCCATTTGTACAGTTCGGCCTCTATTAATGTTATTTTCAACATTAACTTGGGAATCGTGAACCTTGCAATATTACATGCTTAACGTTACTCTCAAAGTATATTCAAAGTTGATGAAGGGAGAGTGATTTTTGTACAAGAATTGGGTTCAAGTGTACACatcattttcaactttttttctccAGTTTTTTCAACATGTCAGCCTTTAATTTCAATACATATCAAttctcaaaagaaaaagaaaaagagagagaaaatatcAAGAAGTTGAGAATTAAAGAATTTCAATCTGGATATAATTTATCTATTTTCTTAAATTCGACAATGACGTAaaaagtaaaccaacaataTTCTTACTATAATAAGTAAAATGAGTAGCTCAACGATAATGACATgatatttcattttaaaagtGGAAGGTTTCCTTCTTCGTCCAAATTGTTGTACTTAAAAACACTAAAACAGAAAGGGAATTAAAAAACCTGCTCATTTACATtattaaaattggtttatttttTCTATACATTAGAACTTTTTATGGTTGTTGTAATAGAAGTACCCTATCTATCTCATGTTAAATTAGTAATAAATATTAGGTTTAAATACTGCATTGGTCGTCTTTGTATTTTGACTTTGTTTCATTTTGGTTTATGTACTTTCGAAATGTTCATTTCGGTATAACATGagttaagaaaaaaaacatatggGTATATAACTGAAACAATATGTATGAAGACCCAACAAGTGATCGATATTGattagaaaaaaataacatTGTAGAGATTTAGACCCTATTAGACCACCTACTTATCACCAATTGACCTAAAAACTTAACCCTCAAGCTAAAACAATAGGAAAATACAATTAAGTTGACCTTTAAAACATACACCCAAGAAGAAATAACCAGCCATTTTTCACTAAATAATTCCCTAAAAATGGggaataaatatttaaaaaaaaaaaaaagaaagaaagaaagaaaaagagaaagagagagggaACGGTGTAAGCAGATATTTAGGCATAAATTCGTAAGAGGAAAGGATTATGATGTCGGTGACAGTAAATAAAAGAGTAGAAGTTGAAAAAGAAGTGGGCAACATTGTTAGTGGGAATCTATGCGAAGGCCAAACCCTTTGAAAGCAAGAATGCCTTTATATCATCAATTCCCCATACATTCCCTATTGGCCCTATTCCATTCTTTACAAAAACACATCAAATCCAACCCACTTCCTGCAGGTTTCATCAGACTGAAACGTACATCTCTGTTGATATAAGACCTTTTTTCTAGAATCTAAAAGCAAAACGTCATTTGGTAGATATTCAAGTAGACAACTTTATCCTTCTCTTCAATATCCACTTGAACTTTGAAATTGTAAATGATTGAAGATTAGAGATTAAGAGAAATGGGAATGatgaaagtttgaaaaaataaagagTTTCAAGCTTGTAGTTAATGACACCCACCAACCACATAGGAGTGTTGAAAAGTCTACAAAAAGCAAACCCACATAAAACCAAACCAACAAGAATCACCACTATACATATAAAAACAAACAgtcaaacaaacaaacaaacatcaCTGAAAAAGACCACCATGTTTTCAGGCTTTCCCTTCCCCCCAccattctctctttcttcatcACAACTCACACTTTCCCGTGTCCCCATTTACTTCGAGGTTGTTTCGGCGGATTGTTCAGAGTCAAGCAAGTAGGCCAGCTTAAGTGTTAAGACTCCAGAGAGAAAGATTAAAAGCACCAATACCTTTTTCCATGATCAATTTCACTTTAACACAGCCTCAAGGCTTCACCTTCAAGGGCCCCAACtaagaggaaaagagaaaaactTAGCCTACCCAACAAAACACTCTCCATTTAATGAAAAATGGTCCCAAattcatattcaaaattaaaagaaaatttctccTATCGCTGGAAAATTGTATTCAGATGACCACTAAAACAAACTCTATTTATTGTTCCATCTTCTATGTCCCCATTTGACTACCTTCTCTGACAGGGAAACTCTTTGTTTATAATAGTTGTAATGACCTGTTCTAGAGAGCAACTTATCAAAGTTGGCTTGACCCCATGGGGATGGTTCCTTCCTACTTTGTCAGTTGCCTCAAACAAAGATGATAAGATTGGTATCGTTCAACTAAAGATGTTGACCAGATTCACTTCCATCTAACCTAAGTTTGTTGACTGGAACAAATCTGTTTCCAGAATCAATTTCAGATGGGGTCACATCTCGTCTCACATGTCCAATGGTGAATTTTTCTAATCCTATCATGCTAAATGATCATTCACAAGTTACTTCAGAGACCTGAAAGGTGGAATATTGTACATAAAATATCTGCTAAAACAAGTAAGAGGGCAaaggaaaagagagaagaaaaagaaagttacAATTGACAAAAGCTTACAAGATACAACGCAAAAGGTAACAAAAGGTCAAGATTCCACACCCATTTTTCTCCTATCTTTGAAAGTTAGGCCAGGGTTGAGGGCACTTTTCATAACCATCCCTCACAACATAAGGCCGCTTTTCCTTTTTCCTCATTATCTTGCACCACACTAATTGAGTAATTGCCTTGCCAATGCTAAAACGGACCCTTAATTCAATTAGTCTTCGCATTTATTACATTTATTGAGTGGTGAGTGTTGACTGCACAACGAGCAGTAATAATGaccaaaaaggaaaagaaaagcaaTCGGTTATACAAAATTTATCAGATATGAAAGAAGTTTCCTTGTGTTTGAATTGGCTTGGGATTTGCACTGAATCATTATCCCTATTGTTGTTTGCAAGCTGTAATGAATTTGAAGGGAAAAGAACATCGACAGAACAAAGATTAATCTTCAGGAAGGggaaaacagaattgaatttgAAGTTTATCACTTCTAAGAACAAACAAGGGAGAAAAATGAGGGCTAATTTTTATTCCTTCTTCATAAGAAAGGATAAGAACATCAGATTTTACAATTGAAGCAACAATCTATCATTCTCAGGAAATATATCATTACAAGCCTTATCACTCTCGCCTCCTTTTTCATTATCGTCAAATGCCATCAACCAGCAGCAACATATAAaatcgaaaaaagaaaaaagaaaagagaaaaccCACAAAATTCAtataagaaaagagaaattcaTGAAGTGGAAGATGAACCTGGTACTCTAGGAGATGTCAATGGGAACAGAGGCAACAACCGAGGCTCAGAGTCCCGAGGAGTGGTGGTCGGCGATGGATGCAAGTAAAACCCTTTTTCTTTAATCGCTTTCTCTTCCGCCTCGGCATCTAACTTACCATTCCCATTCTTCAAATAGCTACAGTTCGCCAACCCAGATCGATCGAACGGGTCAGGAATCAACGGCGTGACGGGACTGAGAGCAAGCGCCGGAAAATCCAAAATACTAGGAGAAAGAATTTCATGTTTCCTCGGAGAAAACCCAGAATGAGCACCAGAACCAAAAACAGGAAACACGGGGTTAATTTTAAGTTTATTCAAAGAGTTCCTACGCTCATAGAGCTTGAATCCAGATTGCTGCCTTCTGGGCAAAGATTTAATGGGAGGAATATGCGTCTTGGAGTGAGAATCAGAGTTAGGAACACCGGGAGCAGACTTGACAGAGGCTTGCTTAGCAGTTTCGGGGGATCCAGTGAGCATTTGAACAACTTGTTTAAAAGAAGAAGTATCAGCTTGAACGAAGGTAGTGGGGTAAGGATTGACAGATTCGGATCGTGTGATGGGTTTGGGAGAATGTAAATGGTTGAATTGTGGGTGAAGACCATTGCTGGTGCTGGTACTGGTGGTAGTGCTGTTGGAGACACGAGTGGTTggagaaggaagaagagaagaaggagGAGATGGGTTATCTTGGTGAATTGAAGAGGTTTCCATAGATGGAGGTTGTGATCAgtgaagagttttttttttttttttcctcttttttcttttgagagagagagagagagagagagagagagaagaaaagggaagggaaagtGTTGAGAAACAGAGGCGTGAGAGTGGGGTAGATGAGATTAAGAAGAAATGGATTCAGATTTGATATTTGTTTACtgtctccttcttcttcttcctctgcCTCTCCTCTGTTTCTTTTTTGGTTTGGTAAGAAATGTTTTGTTGGGAgctttttccctttcttttttacTCTCTCTtcctttcaaattttcaatcaTAATATTCATTCATTCATCGACAACACCGCGTCTAGCTACCAcgctctctctttttcttttttgttttattcataggttttaataaaatattttcatacaCAATTCACAAATTATGGggtattattattaaaaatccTTACAATTTTTTCAACTAcattaattttaacatttttgcatttacaccaa comes from Cucumis melo cultivar AY chromosome 12, USDA_Cmelo_AY_1.0, whole genome shotgun sequence and encodes:
- the LOC103486469 gene encoding VQ motif-containing protein 4 isoform X3, with protein sequence METSSIHQDNPSPPSSLLPSPTTRVSNSTTTSTSTSNGLHPQFNHLHSPKPITRSESVNPYPTTFVQADTSSFKQVVQMLTGSPETAKQASVKSAPGVPNSDSHSKTHIPPIKSLPRRQQSGFKLYERRNSLNKLKINPVFPVFGSGAHSGFSPRKHEILSPSILDFPALALSPVTPLIPDPFDRSGLANCSYLKNGNGKLDAEAEEKAIKEKGFYLHPSPTTTPRDSEPRLLPLFPLTSPRVPGSSSTS
- the LOC103486469 gene encoding VQ motif-containing protein 4 isoform X4, whose amino-acid sequence is METSSIHQDNPSPPSSLLPSPTTRVSNSTTTSTSTSNGLHPQFNHLHSPKPITRSESVNPYPTTFVQADTSSFKQVVQMLTGSPETAKQASVKSAPGVPNSDSHSKTHIPPIKSLPRRQQSGFKLYERRNSLNKLKINPVFPVFGSGAHSGFSPRKHEILSPSILDFPALALSPVTPLIPDPFDRSGLANCSYLKNGNGKLDAEAEEKAIKEKGFYLHPSPTTTPRDSEPRLLPLFPLTSPRVPACKQQ
- the LOC103486469 gene encoding VQ motif-containing protein 4 isoform X2; amino-acid sequence: METSSIHQDNPSPPSSLLPSPTTRVSNSTTTSTSTSNGLHPQFNHLHSPKPITRSESVNPYPTTFVQADTSSFKQVVQMLTGSPETAKQASVKSAPGVPNSDSHSKTHIPPIKSLPRRQQSGFKLYERRNSLNKLKINPVFPVFGSGAHSGFSPRKHEILSPSILDFPALALSPVTPLIPDPFDRSGLANCSYLKNGNGKLDAEAEEKAIKEKGFYLHPSPTTTPRDSEPRLLPLFPLTSPRVPVGALEGEALRLC
- the LOC103486469 gene encoding VQ motif-containing protein 4 isoform X1 translates to METSSIHQDNPSPPSSLLPSPTTRVSNSTTTSTSTSNGLHPQFNHLHSPKPITRSESVNPYPTTFVQADTSSFKQVVQMLTGSPETAKQASVKSAPGVPNSDSHSKTHIPPIKSLPRRQQSGFKLYERRNSLNKLKINPVFPVFGSGAHSGFSPRKHEILSPSILDFPALALSPVTPLIPDPFDRSGLANCSYLKNGNGKLDAEAEEKAIKEKGFYLHPSPTTTPRDSEPRLLPLFPLTSPRVPDFSTLLCGWWVSLTTSLKLFIFSNFHHSHFS